ATTGGTGGGGATATGATCCTTTGCCTATTGATGCGGATCTTTTACCTGCTCTGATTCCTGGATATCGAAGACCATTTCGGCTTCTTCCCTACGGAATCAAACCAAAGTTAACAGATCGTGAAATGACCATTCTAAGGAGACTTAGTCGGCCATTGCCTTGCCATTTTGCACTAGGTATGTAATTTAGAACATTGATTGTTTTCTGATCACTATCATGATTTCTGGGTTCTTATTTTTTGGTTCGTTTTCCTTTTGCTGAAGGAAGAAacaggaatcttcaagggttggCGGCTGCTATTGTTAAGCTGTGGGAAAAGTGTGAAATTGCTAAAATTGCAGTTAAGAGGGGAGTTCAGAATACCAACAGCGAGTTAATGGCTGAAGAACTTAAGGTCTAATTTTTACAAAGATATGctattttatttattgaataGAGTTCTCAACAGTCAACAATCAACAATCAACTTTATCCCACAATTAGGATATGATCAAGGGAATTTGATTGCTTTTTTCCACCTTTGGCTCATTGTAGACTGGTTAGTGTAATCCAATCATGTTAGTATCTTACTGAATAAAATGGTTGTAGCAAGTGGATGTGGCATTCTTTTGCAGACTCAGGGTAACTAAACTCAACTGAAAATTTTAgcattttacatttttagtaaaaaaaaatcaaagctaCTTCCTTTTCCAAGTAACTGTATACCTTATATCCTTAATGCGCTAAATGGGAATGTGAGACGTAGATAGAGGGCTTAGCTTCCTTTTCCATGGGAACATCCTCTCCCCTAAGTTTAGTTCTTCCATCATTAGTAACTCAGTAAGAGCGATTATTTCCTTCCTGAATCTGTCAAAAACCCTACATTAGCTGGGCGTTTTTTTGCTATTGTTAACAAACTGCAActtttctcatgaaaaacaaaatatctaCATACAGAATGCGTTTTCACATGGACTGTGACTAGATTTGAAGTTTAAAGCCATTCATTTGTTATCTTGTCTGCAGCTACTGACTGGTGGAACTCTCTTATCACGAGATCGGGAATTCATTGTTTTTTACAGAGGGAAAGATTTTTTGCCTCCTGCTGTTTCAAATGCAATTAAAGACCGAAGGAAGCATATGCTCTATGAAGAGCACAAACTGGAAAGTGAGAATATTATTTCACCTCCTCATGGTGCTGTGGAGTCTGGAGTGAAGCATCCTGAACTTGTTTCTTCAACTGCAGTCCTGGATGTAAAAGGTCCAGCAGGAAGTAAACTTGATGATGAACAAAGAAGGCTGGACTTGGCTCGTTCAGCTATGCGAAGGATGGACGTCAGACTTTCTATGGTATGTCACCTGCAACATAGGTTATCGCGGTTGCATTTCCTAATTAAGAGTATCTTGTTAATTTGAAATAAAGCAAAGAAATAAACTTTATACTTCTAAATTTTATTGTTCAACTGTTATTTGGACTTTTggaatttctttttctatacTTCGATAGGCAgtagagaagaaagaagaggccGAAAGGGAACTGGTGGAACTGGAGAGTAAAATTGATAGTGCAGAACCTATACTTGATCGGGAAGCCGTAACAGAGGAAGAAAGATACATGTTACGAAAGCTTGGACTGAGGATGAAGGCCTTTTGTGTTTTGGGTGAGCTGTGATTCTGATTATTCAGTGTAGATATGAATGTTCTCTTTAGTTTTTCTGCCGTTTTACCATGAGTCCCATTTcctactctctttctctctctctctgttactTTTCCTTCTATGAAGGTAAAATTTGAATATCATTTTGTTGTGTGACTGTTGAGTTCCTGTGAAGGACTGTGGACTTCGTAGTTTAAGCATTTGCCATTGAAATCAATAAAACAGTGCACTACGCCCTCTCAATAGAGCAGCATACTATGTGTACTCAATTTAAAGTACTCCAACTATACCTGGTGTTATGGCATGCTGTTTTATTTCTGGTTCATTGTCTCAAAGATTATGAACCCTGGTTCATTAAAGATTGTGAACCCTGTTCGTCTTCTTCCTATTAATTTGTCAGGGGTTGTCTgttaaaacattggggttttcTAACTGGGGCATACCTCCATCTGCCTTCAGGAAGACGAGGAGTTTTTGATGGCACAATTGAAAATATGCATCTTCATTGGAAGTATAGAGAGCTTGTAAAGATAATTTCAAAAGATCGGTGCATTGAAGATGTCCAAAGAACAGCTCGAATATTAGAGGCAGAAAGTGGGGGGATATTAGTGGCTGTTGAAAGGGTGAACAAGGGATATGCTATAATTGTATATCGTGGGAAAAACTATGTTCGCCCTGATAATCTGAGACCTCGTACCCTTTTAAGTAAAAGGCAAGCAATGAAGCGGTCAATAGAAGAACAACGCTACAGTGTGAGTTCTCCTGTGTAACCCTATGAGCCTTTGCCTTCCTTCTTGCATTTAAATGTTTAGAAATTCTCATTATCTAACTTTTTGTCTTCTGCTTTGTTGATTTAGTCATTGAAGCTTCATGTCCTAAAGCTCGGGAAAAACATAGAGAAGATTAAAGATCAGATGGTGAGGGCCTCAATTCACCTCTTTGCTTTTGCTAGACAATATGAGAGCCTgccatatttttacatattggttGCATTATTGTGTGCTAATACATAAACATGCATGGATAGAGTAGATGAACGGATTGTGTTCACAACTATTCTCAGTTCAACAATGCTGTTTCTTTTATTCATATGTTATTGCAGCCTAAGTTTGAGAATGGGGTGACACCATGATTAACTACCTGAACAACCACTGTTCCCAAAGTACTCTGACCTTTtactttatttaaattttttggtgCACAAATATTTCTGACAGCATATAAttgctatttttttctttttaatatctCATGTGAAAAGGCTTCTGAAAGATATGCTGGATTGATGCATGCCTCCAAGTACGGTGAGATAAAACCATCCACAACTGAAGGTAAAAGTAATTCTTCGCTGGATAAATCTGAAGCGTCAGCAGCCATAGATAATGTGAAGGTAAGCTCCCAACTTATAGTGCTGCTGGTTATGTGGTCTTTTCATCTTCACTTCGTTGACTTTTTGCGGACAGGATAACATGTCAAGAATGATTGCTTCCGACAgtgaagatttctctgaaacagaTGGAGAGGGTGATGCATCTGGAAACGAAAGTGGAGATGGGGATTCATCTTCACCTGATGATGCTAGGGTAAGTTGCAGTTTCTGCAAAAAATGTTATGATACTTCACCTTCTGTGCATAAGAGCTCATTTGATTATATATTTGTCTGAAGTTTCCATTACAGGCCACCCTTGCATTTGATAATCAGAGGCAATTCAATTCACAAGTCAGAGAAGACCCATCAGAGTTGGTGCTTGGTGCTGCCTCCACACTTACAGACCCTGAAGATAATGATTTGGATGCTCGGAATATATTCAGAGCTGCACCTCTTTCAAACAAAGAAAGGCTTCTCTTAAGAAGACAAGCCCTCCTCATGAAGAAGCGGCCTGTTCTTGCCATTGGTAAGCCTCAACTTCTATTTGTGCCAGCAGTATTACTGTGCTGGTCTGTAGCCTTCACCTGCTGTTGAATCATTCTTCTCTACAGATTTTTATTGTTTGCATTAGTTTTCATTCAAGTTGGTCTGAAATCAGGACGAAATAACGTTATTACTGGTGTTGCCAATGCGATCCTGACACACTTCAAGAAGAAACCTCTTGCCATTGTGAATGTCAAAGGTAGAGCTAAGGGAACATCAATCCGGGAGTTAGTTTTCAAGCTTGAGGTAAGGATTTCAGAGTTGCTCTGTTTAATCTCCGTGTCATGTCaaggcttttgttttcttttggcatTATCCTTTCTTAATGATGGGGAACCCTCAAACGTCTTGTCTTTATTGAGCCTATCCTATAGTAGTAAATATTGGTTGGTACCGACTATATATTGTATGACTTACGCATTGCAATTTTGTGACCCTTTATTTCATTAACTTTGCAGCAAGCGACTGGGGCTGTATTAGTGTCTCAAGAGCCCAACAAAGTCATATTATACAGGGGTTGGGGTGCCAACGAGGAGAAGCCTGGTAGCAGAAGTATTAATTCAAAAGCTGCCAAGAATGCGGGTAATGGAGGTGCAGTTTCTCCAGAAGTTATGGCCGCCATCCGATTTGAATGTGGATTAGCAGATGCTGAAGACGCAGAAGGTACTCTTGAGTAGACTTTTGGTGGTGGTATTTGAGCAAGCTCCAACAAAATCAATGATGAGCagaagaatctctctctctctctctctcatgttgtATCTTGTAATAAGTATTATGTAATTCTTAATTCTTAATTAATAGATTATTATCATTTTCATTCGTTTACGGTGGCCAGCAGGTCGTTCACATATCTTCATAATTCACATTAATATAATGTATGACATTTATTAGAGTACGTGAAATAGCAAAAAATCGTCAAGTAGCGTCTCCAGGATAGAAGTGTTTTGAATTTAAGACGACAAATGACCAGCGCAAAAAATTTGCTTGAGACAATACATATGCTCATGGTGTTCTTGCTAGTTCGTTGATTACCATATACACACAAAACTAGTTATGTTTCCTTTTACTAAATTAAAACATTGGGTAACTTACTACACTCTGACAATCTGCAGATGCACTTTCTAGGTTTTACCTTACACCTGAAAATTGCAGCGGTATTTCATTACACACCCAGCATTTCCCTTTTCTGGTAAAGCAATCTATATCCTTTATCCTTAGAAAGAGGTTATAGTCACTTATGTGAAATGAAGCTGCCTAAACTTAAAAGAGCCTCTTCAGTTCACCTATTTCCCCTTTTGTTCTTTCAAAAACCCACGCCGGTAATATTTCGGCTGTCTTGATCAGGTGATTGATGGATtatgttttccctttttgttaCTCTTCTATCTGGAGGATGAACAGCAAGAAATCCCCAAAACTAGCTAGTTTCTTTATAAATTATATCTTACACTTTACAGCTAGGCTCTACTGACATTTTCTCCACAAAAAATTTCTTCCCTGTTGGTGATCAAGATGAATTGCAACTGAAGCATCTTGAATGGATGGCTGAGAGCAGTACTGTTATCAGAATCGGCCTTAGTAGGCTGATTAGCAATTCAAGTTAGTAGCTGGTTCAAGAGTTTCATGTCCTAGTTTCTAAATATTTCTCAAAtaatttaagaatttttttcttcttattcttatatatatatatatatatatatgtatgtgtgtgtgtgtgtatgtatatttatttatttatatttatatttatatataggtCTTGGACAACTTGAATCAGGAATAAAATTAAACACCTCAAATGATATGCTTAAGCATATCCTTAACAAAATTAATCTAGATATATTAAGGCTTTCATCATTGCTTGTTTATTATTAAAGACAAATAAGCACCTAAGAAGAAAGACCATAGGCTGATAATGAAGAGCCAAGACTGGATTACTTGGGAGGACTGTACCCACAAAAATCTCTCAGTTACCACCCCTTGATCACTTATACTACTCTAAACATCTGACTGCATCTTCcagaaatggaaaatttttgcTCTCAGGCATGATCCCGGGCAGATACTTGGGAAGTTCCCTCTCCGCCGGGTCTGTCACGAGGGAAACGAAAACCAAGATTTGCTTCATACATTGGTTCAAGCTGATTCTCTAAAAAAGTGGACTTCTACCATCGAATCTTTAGAGTGCTTTTGTTGTATTATCATCGGTTAAAAACACAGATCGTCTTGTTACCTCTActtggtctttttttttatgagaaaaaagtATATGGAGCACCGCGGCCTTTAGATCTTGCACAGCAACCAGACTCAGTCCTGAGATTGGGAAGGGCATCTTATAGGTAAGAGATGAAACTAGCCATCTCATTTCTTAGAGGGAGGGCAAGGGCAGGTTGGCCTGGCTTTGGGCTGAGCTCTGGGGTTAGGGAATTCTCTGATGATACTAGGCCAGCCCGATCGCGTAAAAATCTGTGTTAGTTATGTGGCCAATGACGACGGTCTTCCCCACAATCTATCTTCTCCCGTTGAATGTACCATGTTTTCAGCTTGGTGGCTAGATGGAGATGATGGTAACTGCATGGTTGCTGGCACCTCATTCGCTTTCAGACGCGTCGACGGAGGAGATGGTGGTGGACTCCGTCCGCCATTGTTGCTCAAGGGGACGCTCCAAAGCGGTCGTGCTTAATCGTAGAAGGTGCCTATTAATCGGTATGTAGGCTTACATGCAAACGATAAAGACTTTTGACGACATGAACTGGTTTAGTGTAAGCATAAGTATGCTTTTATATTCAGCTCTCTTAATAACATGTGACACCAATCAAACAATCTAGGGGTTTTTTTTGCTCCAAGTACTTTAATTACATTTACTTTTCTACGTGCAATGATATTTTGATTCCTTTGCAATAAACGAGGGGACCTGCCCAGGATTGCATTCGGAAACATCTGATCACTTGGAAACCTATAAAGTTAGATTGCACAAGAGTGAACAAATTTGTGCATTTTGGTCTGAATACCTCAAAGCACCAAAAGATATGATGCTTTGTCTAATCTAACCTTAGCATGTCACTTACAACTAATTTAGTAGGAGACGCACGTTTGCTCGGCCAATTTAATTTGAAGCttaaatgtattttttcaatcataaaaAAGTGAATGGCTCTTACAATACCAAAAGTTAAATGATAAAAGATCAAGATTTTCTACAATGTCAGTTTGAACCAAAACATTTTCagtcataaaaaaatgaatggctcttacGATACCAAAAGTTAAATGATAAAAGGTCAAGATTTTATATAATATCAATTTGAACCAACCAATCCATCGTCATTTGCATCGGTTGATTGGTGTAGTTTGACCACCTACTGTAATTAGTTAATGTGGTTCTAAACTGCTCTTATGTACCCAAAGAAAAGTGATAAATAATGATAAATACACTGAAATATTCAGATGATATGCATGCAAAAATATCCCTAGGTCTATAACTTGGGCGGAAGTATCCCCACTTATATGTTTTTTGGGAAATATACAAATTCCTCAAACCATAAAAAACATTAATCACTCCATGTTTTTCATCTGTAGAACTTAGCAACCTGGCCGCATATTATCAAGAAACTAATTAGCACAAGTTGGACACGATTTTCCTGGAtcaaaaacttatatatatatatatatatatatatatatatatatatatatatatatatatatatatatatatatatatatatatatatatatatgcctatATCAAATgcttatatataaaatatagtTGACAAGCTTTATATGTTATTTCAATCTTCCAACATGAGAAGTTGGTGGTTCATAATTTCAACCTACATATTGCTATTGATTGACAATCAAATCATTATGTCGACCAAGTGCACAATCCACGCCATCAACCGACGGCATCTTTGCATTTATCCGCGCGTCCCAACTGAAACCCATGTTATGTAAACCGCGAAGTCCTACCAAGGTATCAACAAAGAGAACCAAGGCCATTTCTCCATGAAACAGGTCGATGACTTCCATTCGCACTTAATTAACAGAATACCTAATATAAACTAGCATAAACTGTTCATCATGCACTAAGTATATAATTAATATTGTATGGTGCAATTAAGAGATGcctgcatgtgcatgtgtgtctgtgtgtatatatgCGCGCGCGCGTGCGTGCCAACAACTTTTCTGCAGTGATATTTGGAGAATACTGAGTGCAAACATTACTCATATGATAAAGTGATCAGTAAGGtgaaactaaaaaattatgCTAACTACATGAAGAGAGTGTATTACTGACGCGCATCAATGGCTCTGGCTACCATATCCGCAGTACCATACATTCACTACAAGATCGTGATCATTTGTGATCTGATCGTGTTGAACACAATGATCATAAACTGGATGACTTTCAATGACAGGTCTTTCGATTTTGGAACTTCCATATCACCtgttcaagaattttttttctctctatctgCATAGCTAGTAGTGATGATATACTTTGTGCTTATGTGTTGTGTGTGAAGATGAGATCCACGTTTCCGTATACATGGAGTAATTACACTTAAGTCGCAACGTAATAATGGTGGCAACTTGAACAACATGTACTGCTGatctgtgaaaaaaaaattaataggaCATGCATGTTTGATTCCTAGAAACCTCCATAACCAGTTCAAgaaatggttttttctttttgtaaaccGGTTTCCTGATTTCTAGGCATGGCATAACTATTTCATTAAATTTCATATGGTTCGTCTTCAATAATAGCATATAAAAGATCTAGAACTAATAAAATGCCTCCATGGCGCTCACCTGTGGGTCGAAATAATTTTTTCCTGATACACTGCGTTTGAATCAGCCAATAAATTAGTACGTTCATTTGAGAAGAATAGAGATCCGTAAAAATTTGAAGCAGATGCATTAACTTCTTCATGGAAGAAAGTCGTAATCAGCCGAGATGGGAAACTGTGTCTCATCATTCTGCTTCCCTTCTCTATCATGATAACCAGAGAGCCACACAAGTACTTCTTATAATTAAATGGAGAGCTGATTAGATCGATCCGATTAAATCATTTTCTTACAACAGAAGATCAACTACAGAGAACGAGATTGCACCACCAACGAAGAAAGTCTTAGtcataacaaaacaaataaaacttgGTCACTCAGTCGACCACTTAATTATAACAAGAGTCATAGAACATATCCTAATCCCCTACCAGAAACCTCTTACACCCACAGAGTCGGTGAAGATCAACACTTTCTCAGTTCTCACCAACATATCATAATAATCACAAATAACATGAAGGAGACACCAGTAGACGCCACAGACACTATCAAACCACGAATCAACAAATACACTTAGAAAGTTTCACCTTCTCATCTACATCGAGAAGAGTACATGGAAGCAGCTGCATAGATCGGACCAAGTCTGCTTGATTCCCCAGAAAGAagtagaaaaggaagaaaacccaCTTCACATCAGTGGGGGAAGAGGGTCATCACCTCAACGATGTTCAAGATGGCTGTGAATCTTGAGGtggggagagaaggagagggagaggatcatgaagagaaggaaggagagaagagagagaggggataATGATGGGATCTTGGTGGTATCAGGAAGGAAGCGAAGGGAAGCCATGATGAGGACGATGATCGTGTCTTGCATCGAAAGCAGAGAAAAAATTCTCAAGGTGCTGCGTCTCTTCCGGGAGGCCATCGAGGGCCTTTCACATGGGATAGGGGGAAACTGTGATGATGAAAACCATGGTGCATCCTTTTCCCTAAAAAGGAGCAGCAGGACAGGacttgagaatttttttttttcaacttgctTTCTTTGAAAACTTAATTAATTTGGCAATTAATCTTTTGatcatgttattcatttttcaGGTTAGTATGAAAATGGAGTGAACaactagagatgtcaatggattggacgCAGCCCGAGATCCGATTCAAATTGGGTAGCTATTATTCACGTTTGTCAATGAAAATAGGATCTGACCATAAAACAATTGGGTTTACTCAACTTTCTTGATATATTTAGTCTTCTTGGAAGCTTACATGAGATATTAATTGTAATGAATATTCAAAATTAGTTCCTTAGAAAATATCGATATTCGGATTTCAGTACACTACTTATGCTTTTGCCTAGTTGGGAATTGGAAATCCGTCTGGGAATCAAACAagataataatatattatattatttacaTACAATCTTCGTGGCGATCATTAATTATTAGATCTAAGTTTCTAACTAGAACCTGAACCATCCACATATCCTTGACTATTGGAACAACAAAGTACTGAATAACGAAGAAGGCTCAGCAATTGGGGTAGAGTCCAGAGTTCAATCTATGATCACATGCATGAACGAGGAGGAATAATTGAACGTACGTCGCGCCCGAGTGTAATGTGATCGGTACTTTGGCTTGCTTaacattttactttttgttaATTTACCCAGTCCGATCGAACGGTTCGATATCTGATGGGTCCGGTACTTGGTTCTTATTTATTGGAGATTACTGTGCACCAGTACTCTGCAATTTTTGCTTTCATTGTTTTTTGGTCATCGGACGACGACTTTTAACTAGATATGGACACAGAAAAAATGGAAGGTTATAAGCTAGCTCTCAAAAATGACCCACTGTGTGGTATGTAGGATCCTATGTTTTATAAATCAGCTTTCTCcaaatttttctggttttttataAACAATTTTAGGGTGAGTGAGAGGAAATCCCTCTACCCAAGTGAAGGTTGAAGCCTCcttccttctattttttatgttgatagGATTTAGGGCTGTTTTTGGTGCCTCGGAATGCACGCTCGGCTTACATATAACTATCGGCTCCttttgaaacacaaaaaattgaagAGCTTGAAAAAGGAATTGACCGACCATTGCACCAACTTCTGAATGgctttatataaaaaaatgttaaaaaagaatttcaaaCAAACACGCTTAAAGAATTAAAAGCAATAAAAGCCGTGCCTAACTTTTCGATATTATCAGAAACACGTGTACACCTAAATTTTGCACCATCaatagaaaatgacattttgtcAACTAACCCTAGGCTATTACCAACATAAACTGCGCATAATgcaaaaaagattaaaatacCCTAAATTGAAAAGCAAATTTGAACTTCATTAGTTCGTCTAACTATATtcaatagaagaaaatgaaaaataattttgtacTCGAAAAAGCTAGCTAAACTCAATAATTGGAATTATAAGACAAGTTTAAATTTGATACAGAGAACTgttaaaaatgattgaaaccaaaGATATGCTTCATTTACATTCATATTTTACTACCCACAGTCAATGTCATGGATGGCCGATAGTTTGGCAATTGTCTCTTTGCTGTCAGGTTATAATCTGACAGTCTATGTTCCAGTCCCCACCACGTCTCAGTTCACTAGTtcaggcttttttttttattattaattgaAATACCACTTCGATTCGTATGATCTACTCAAATTAGTTTGtatacaacacacacacatagcaGAATAAAAGAGTCAAATGTTATATATTGGTCGTTCGATtgttataaattaaaaatttgttgctaaaaaataATCGTTAAATTAACGTTAACCATAGTTTATAATCAGTGACCGTTTATAGTGGCTGTGGCACGATGTATAGTCGTTTTAGtgatgaattttaaaattttaattatccGGCAACTATTCAATACACAGCAGCAttgaactttaaaattttaatcatcCGGCAACTATTCAATACACAGCAGCATTGAACTTTTCTGCTGTAAAATCGACTGCTCAGGTCTAGTGATAATGGAGTATCCCATTCTCTTCCAGAACCACAGGCTAGACACATAATTGAGTTCCAAACCGGACCCATGTGGTTCTCTCTTCCTAGAAATTGATGGTTGATCATGATTATGTCTTCCGCTAAAGTACTATGtcagttttgaaaatttaaggttgtgtttgtttcaccgtaGATTTCAGACCTGTAGTGATTTGAAATGCAAATCTAGGTTTAAGATTCGACTGCTTTCCTGCCTTCCATCCcactttaaattcatggttttttaaCGTATTTAAAATCCATGAGATCTCTCAAAACATACCTTTTTATACAGCCTTCGATCTTAGATAGAGACCATCAAACACAATCTAATTGTTgttgattttcgtctttttgaTTGTTGGGAAAAAATACGTTGTTTAAGAAGGTTACAGTCATTGGAGTAAACAAAAGCACAGTGGCATTTCATCTGTATGTAGCTTGGGACGACGAAAACTGAGAAGGGCACTGACAGCGGCGCTCCCTCTAATTTCATtataatatcatttttcatgGGCTGTGGCGCACACCAACCCCATGTATATCCATCACTGGACATGGAGATGGGGTGCCAACAGTAGTTAATTATCTAATTAACCGGATATTTCGTCATAATCTTGCTAGAATCCATTGTAACACATAaaactaagaaagaaaaaaagaaggatggtAGGTTTGTGTTCATTTCAATGTTATTGATATTATCGATATCAGAAAATGGGacatggattggttatacagAACTTACTGCATGGAAAGTTGGCCTTATCCGCGTGTTGTATCGAGGTGAATCGACCTACTTTCTAGATCGTATTGATAACTTTGATCCATTCAAGGGACCAGGTAGCCCCCGTGttttttgtattaatatttCAAGTAAAGGAAAAGTACCACTAACAGTTTCGGATCAAGCATATATTTACTAATTTCATGTCATGATAAAGAGAAAGGGCACTTCATGCTCCATTAATTCCTCTACCATGACGAAGACATACTGGCTAGCACATAAATTGTGAACCACTGAATATGGGCCTCTTGCCCTAATATAAAAGTCAAGCCCTCAAAGAAAAAGGTTCATCCACTCCCTCGTTCTTACTGATCATTTTCAACAATGGGTGGAAGAGAAACTGTGAAAAATCCAAGGCCTTAGCCCCCTCCTAAATGGGCTACATCTACATCTAGCCTAAGAAAAAGTTCAGTGCAGGGAAAAAGTCAATGACTACCTCATTCAAGTGGTagagtgcatatatatatatatatatatatatataaagtgtgtGTGTATTCTAAAACTAGCTTATAAGGATAATTACCAAGCATTTTTAGGGTTAGGTTTTCCAGCATGACTAGTCACATTATTAAATCTGTTTTAGCTGAGCTACCAGAGAACGTTCATGATGGAATACTTCATTGTTAAGAgagtgacatatatatatatatatatatatatatgagagagagagaaaagtgtGAAGCATTTATAGGGTTAGGGTATCCACCATGAGTCACATCATCAAATCGGTTTCAGTGGGATTAGTAAAGAATGTTCATGAGGGAAGACTCCATTGCAAGACGTGTGGGGTCGTCAGTACTCATGGGGAAAGTTAAGGATAAAATGGCTGCCCTGTTGAAGGCAACATTGTGAGTCTTGATCTTTCTTTCAAATCTGCTGATATGCATATCCTGTTGGGctacttttgtttttatttaaaaaataataataaataactTAAAATGTTTAACCAGAAAATGTTTAATATTGCAAGACTCGTATCGGGCAGAACCGCTTCAGTTTGCAGCCGGTTTGTTATAGCAGTTGATACGGCCAATATGAGAACGATATAAATTTGCAACCGTACACACTATTGTCATGCATCGTCAGAGAGGGAGCTTGGGTGAAAAGTGGGAGGACTCATCTAAAGACACTTTGTGAACGTAGTGTGAATCTGGTTT
Above is a window of Nymphaea colorata isolate Beijing-Zhang1983 chromosome 8, ASM883128v2, whole genome shotgun sequence DNA encoding:
- the LOC116259219 gene encoding CRM-domain containing factor CFM2, chloroplastic isoform X3 gives rise to the protein MAQGAAMHRHHAHTIMASPPFPSFSPKTLPQALNSTPHQKLPSSTATHRLNVSTKAELASKSAIQRITEKLRNLGFIDPAAELPGSHDDDGAGPGPGSPGEIFIPSPKSLPVPRIGRSLDSSWTTPDHPVPEPGSGRAFDPVRSARGKRERKPPAPLLAEIMIPEAELRRLRTAGIRLDKRLKVGKAGITEGIVNGIHERWRRSEVVKIKCEDLCRVDMKRTQEILERKTGGLVIWKSGSTIILYRGSNYVYPYFVHDKVPTGELIQDEVTTKPDMSFAREAINKDNSLPEAGGKDVESTPPFRLAGSSLVLGVGSPDKVRFQLPGELEVVEASDRLLDGLGPRFNDWWGYDPLPIDADLLPALIPGYRRPFRLLPYGIKPKLTDREMTILRRLSRPLPCHFALGRNRNLQGLAAAIVKLWEKCEIAKIAVKRGVQNTNSELMAEELKLLTGGTLLSRDREFIVFYRGKDFLPPAVSNAIKDRRKHMLYEEHKLEILDVKGPAGSKLDDEQRRLDLARSAMRRMDVRLSMAVEKKEEAERELVELESKIDSAEPILDREAVTEEERYMLRKLGLRMKAFCVLGRRGVFDGTIENMHLHWKYRELVKIISKDRCIEDVQRTARILEAESGGILVAVERVNKGYAIIVYRGKNYVRPDNLRPRTLLSKRQAMKRSIEEQRYSSLKLHVLKLGKNIEKIKDQMASERYAGLMHASKYGEIKPSTTEGKSNSSLDKSEASAAIDNVKDNMSRMIASDSEDFSETDGEGDASGNESGDGDSSSPDDARFPLQATLAFDNQRQFNSQVREDPSELVLGAASTLTDPEDNDLDARNIFRAAPLSNKERLLLRRQALLMKKRPVLAIGRNNVITGVANAILTHFKKKPLAIVNVKGRAKGTSIRELVFKLEQATGAVLVSQEPNKVILYRGWGANEEKPGSRSINSKAAKNAGNGGAVSPEVMAAIRFECGLADAEDAEGTLE
- the LOC116259219 gene encoding CRM-domain containing factor CFM2, chloroplastic isoform X2 produces the protein MAQGAAMHRHHAHTIMASPPFPSFSPKTLPQALNSTPHQKLPSSTATHRLNVSTKAELASKSAIQRITEKLRNLGFIDPAAELPGSHDDDGAGPGPGSPGEIFIPSPKSLPVPRIGRSLDSSWTTPDHPVPEPGSGRAFDPVRSARGKRERKPPAPLLAEIMIPEAELRRLRTAGIRLDKRLKVGKAGITEGIVNGIHERWRRSEVVKIKCEDLCRVDMKRTQEILERKTGGLVIWKSGSTIILYRGSNYVYPYFVHDKVPTGELIQDEVTTKPDMSFAREAINKDNSLPEAGGKDVESTPPFRLAGSSLVLGVGSPDKVRFQLPGELEVVEASDRLLDGLGPRFNDWWGYDPLPIDADLLPALIPGYRRPFRLLPYGIKPKLTDREMTILRRLSRPLPCHFALGRNRNLQGLAAAIVKLWEKCEIAKIAVKRGVQNTNSELMAEELKLLTGGTLLSRDREFIVFYRGKDFLPPAVSNAIKDRRKHMLYEEHKLESENIISPPHGAVESGVKHPELVSSTAVLDVKGPAGSKLDDEQRRLDLARSAMRRMDVRLSMAVEKKEEAERELVELESKIDSAEPILDREAVTEEERYMLRKLGLRMKAFCVLGRRGVFDGTIENMHLHWKYRELVKIISKDRCIEDVQRTARILEAESGGILVAVERVNKGYAIIVYRGKNYVRPDNLRPRTLLSKRQAMKRSIEEQRYSSLKLHVLKLGKNIEKIKDQMASERYAGLMHASKYGEIKPSTTEGKSNSSLDKSEASAAIDNVKDNMSRMIASDSEDFSETDGEGDASGNESGDGDSSSPDDARATLAFDNQRQFNSQVREDPSELVLGAASTLTDPEDNDLDARNIFRAAPLSNKERLLLRRQALLMKKRPVLAIGRNNVITGVANAILTHFKKKPLAIVNVKGRAKGTSIRELVFKLEQATGAVLVSQEPNKVILYRGWGANEEKPGSRSINSKAAKNAGNGGAVSPEVMAAIRFECGLADAEDAEGTLE